The DNA sequence ACTGCGGGCAAAAATACGCAAAATTTATTACATAAACGGCCCGGATACGCTGCCGCCTCCCTTAACCAAAGAAGAAGAAGCCGGGGTTTTCCTCAAGCTGGAGGTGGGGGATGATCAGGCCAAACAGGAGCTGATTGTGCATAATCTGCGCCTTGTGGTGTATATTGCCCGTAAATTTGAATCCTCCGGTGTGGGGGTGGAGGATCTCATTTCCATTGGTACCATTGGCCTTATTAAAGCGGTCAACACCTTTTGCCCTGCCCGGGGCATTAAGCTGGCCACCTATGCCAGCCGCTGTATAGAAAACGAAATCTTGATGTTTATGCGCAAATGCCAATCGCAAAAGCATGAGATTTCCATTGATGAGCCTCTTAATATTGATTGGGACGGCAACGAGCTTTTGCTTTCGGATATACTGGGAACCGATTCAGATAGCATCAATCGGCCCATTGAGCAGGCCATTGAAAAAAATATACTGCTTGAAACGGTTAACAAGCTGGGAGAGCGAGAAAAAAAGATCATGCAGCTCCGTTTTGGTTTGCTGGATGGCGAGGAACGCACCCAGAAGGAAGTTGCGGATATTATTGGGATTTCCCAATCCTATATCTCACGGCTGGAAAAAAGAATTGTCAAAAGGCTGAAAAAAGAATTGGAACGTATTTCGTAAAAAATGAAATTTTGGATTGAAGGATGAAAGTGCCCCCTATCCAACCTGCTTACTATATGTAAGTAGATTGGATAGGGGGCACTAAGTGTGTTGATTGATAAAGAGGGTATTTAAGACAAGTAAAAAGATAAAGCTTCTGGTTCATATTAAAAATGGCGGTGAAGCAATATTATTGCCTGCAAAAGAAAGGCCTCCGGATTCACCGAAATTAAATTCGGTGGCTAATGTC is a window from the Oscillospiraceae bacterium MB08-C2-2 genome containing:
- the sigE gene encoding RNA polymerase sporulation sigma factor SigE, yielding MEKGTRLLSLESIRIFILTRILRAKIRKIYYINGPDTLPPPLTKEEEAGVFLKLEVGDDQAKQELIVHNLRLVVYIARKFESSGVGVEDLISIGTIGLIKAVNTFCPARGIKLATYASRCIENEILMFMRKCQSQKHEISIDEPLNIDWDGNELLLSDILGTDSDSINRPIEQAIEKNILLETVNKLGEREKKIMQLRFGLLDGEERTQKEVADIIGISQSYISRLEKRIVKRLKKELERIS